The genomic DNA CGAAAGAGTAAGGGGCGACCCTTTTTTCTTAAAAAGTGGGAGAAGCGCAAATATGTAATCAAGCGGCGCTTTGTTAAAACCACAATATTGGAGGAGATTTTATGGCTAAGAAAATCACTGCGGTAGTCAAATTGCAGCTTCCTGCGGGCAAGGCAACTCCCGGTCCGCCCGTCGGCTCCACGCTCGGACCGCACGGAATCAATATTCCCGGGTTCACCAAGGAATTCAACGCGAAGACGGCCGACCAGGCGGGTCTTATCATCCCCGTGGTCATCACCATTTACCAGGACCGTTCTTTCACGTTTATTCTGAAGACTCCGCCCGTACCCGTACTCATCAAAAAAGCGTGCAAGATCGAAAGCGGCAGCGCGAAACCCAACCGTGACAAGGTAGCAAAACTCACCCGCGCACAGGTGGAAGAGATCGCAAAGTTGAAAATGCCCGATCTGAACGCGACTTCGCTGGAATCGGCGATGAGCATGGTCAAAGGCACGGCGCGCAGCATGGGCGTTACGGTCGAAGAGTAAAAAAGGAGTATGTGGGAGAGTTTATCTCGCGATTACCACAAGGAGGTTTAAGATAATGAAATACGGGAAAAAATATGCCGAAAGTCTGAAGGCATACGATCGTTCCAAATTATACGACGTCGACGAAGCGATGGGGCTCGTAGTCGATACTGCGAAAGCGAAGTTTGACGAGACCGTCGAACTGCACGTCCGTCTCGGCGTCGATCCCCGCCAGGCCGACCAGCAGGTCAGAGGCGTTTTAGTCCTTCCCAACGGCACGGGCAAATCCAAAAAGGTTTTGGTCATCGCCAAAGGCGAAAGGGCGGACGCGGCGGCAGCGGCGGGCGCCGATTATGTAGGCGCGGAAGAAATGGTCGCCAAGATCCAGAGCGAAAACTGGTTCGATTTCGACGTCGTCATCACCACCCCCGACATGATGGGCGTGGTCGGGCGCATCGGTAAGGTCTTGGGCCCGAAAGGACTCATGCCGAACCCGAAATCCGGCACAGTCACCAT from Candidatus Borkfalkia ceftriaxoniphila includes the following:
- the rplK gene encoding 50S ribosomal protein L11, with the translated sequence MAKKITAVVKLQLPAGKATPGPPVGSTLGPHGINIPGFTKEFNAKTADQAGLIIPVVITIYQDRSFTFILKTPPVPVLIKKACKIESGSAKPNRDKVAKLTRAQVEEIAKLKMPDLNATSLESAMSMVKGTARSMGVTVEE
- the rplA gene encoding 50S ribosomal protein L1; translation: MKYGKKYAESLKAYDRSKLYDVDEAMGLVVDTAKAKFDETVELHVRLGVDPRQADQQVRGVLVLPNGTGKSKKVLVIAKGERADAAAAAGADYVGAEEMVAKIQSENWFDFDVVITTPDMMGVVGRIGKVLGPKGLMPNPKSGTVTMDVAKAISEVKAGKVEYRLDKTAIIHCPIGKKSFGKEKLSENFNALMDAVVKAKPAAAKGQYIKSVTVTSTMGPGIKVNYAKL